The sequence CATAACAAATATGGCGAAGCCAAAGAAATAACCATTTGGTGTTCGAATGATTATTTGGGCCTGGGCCAGGACCCACGGGTTATCGCCGCCATGACCGACGCGTTGGAAAAATACGGCGCGGGCGCGGGCGGCACGCGCAACATTGCCGGCACGCACCACCTGCACCAAATATTGGAAGAAAAATTGGCCGCACACCATGGCAAGGAAAAATCATTGCTTTTTACATCGGGCTATGTCGCCAACCTGACCGCCCTGTCGGCATTATCGGCATTAAACCCGATTATTTATTCTGACGCGCTAAATCATAATTCGATGATCGCTGGCATGCGCTATGGCAAGGCGACAAAAAAAATCTTCCCGCACAACGACGTCGGTGCCTTGGAAAAATTTTTAGACGCCGACACCCGCGCCAACCCCGACCGGCCAAAAATCATTGCCTTTGAATCGGTTTATTCGATGGAGGCAACTTTGGGCAAAATAAAAGACATCGTCGCCCTGGCAAAAAAATATTCGGCCATTACCTACCTTGACGAGGTTCACGCCGTCGGGCTTTATGGCGCGACCGGTGCCGGCATGGCGGAGGAAGTTGGCGTGATGGCCGACATCGATATTATCCAAGGAACCATGGGCAAGGCCATCGGCCAAATTGGCGGTTACATCGCCGGTAAAGCCGAGGTGGTCGATTACATCCGCTCGATTGGCCATGGGTTTATTTTTACGACCTCCCTGCCGCCGCATGTGGTCGCCGGCGCTATCGCCGCGCTTGATATTATTCGCAATACACCGTCACTGCGCAGTGAATTATCAACCCAGGCAAAACATTTAAAACAACAATTGACCGCCGCGAAAATCCCCACCATGGAATCGCAATGTCATATTGTGCCGGTGGTGATTGGTTCGGCCAATCAGTGCAAGGCCATGACCGATAGATTGTTGATGCGCCACGATATTTATATTCAACCGATTAATTACCCCACCGTGCCGCGCGGTGCCGAACGTCTGCGCCTGACGGCCAGCCCGCGCCACACCGACGCCATGATTGCAACATTGGTGACGGCATTGGCAAAGGAATGGCAAGAATTCCAATTGCCATGGCTAGCATGATGCGTTGCCATCGGCTGGCGTGATGACGAATGTCATCATTGGTTAATATTATTAAAAGTAATGATGATAAAAAAATATAAGGAAAAATCATGGTAAAAAATGTTGATGTTATTATATCGGGTGGCGGGCTGGCCGGCCAAACCCTGGGGCTGGCACTGGCGCGCGCCGGCCTGCACCCCGCCATCATCGAACGGGGTAAAATGGAAAAAACATTATCGCCAAATTTTGACGGCCGTGCCTCGGCATTATCTTTTGGCCCGCTGGAATTTCTGGCGAAACTCGGCCTGTGGGACGAATTAAAAACCAACGCCACACCGATTAACGACATCCGCATTGTCGATGGCGATGTCATCCGCGGGGCATCGCCGCTTATCGCCCATTTTAACCATAAAGAAATCGGCGTCAAAAACAGCGTGCTTTACCCCGAACGCACCAGCCAACCATTCGGCGTGATTATTGAAAATCGGTTTTTGCGCCACGCCCTTATGAATAATATGTCGCAACAAAAAAATATCAGTATTTATGAGGAAGCCTCCATCGTTGACAAAATCATCGATGATAAAAATGTCACGGCGACATTATCATCGGGCGATGTTTTATCCGCGCCATTGTTGGTAATTGCCGAGGGCAAAATGTCCGGCGAATCAAAAAACATCAGTTCGTTTTATGAAAATAATTACGC comes from Hydrotalea sp. and encodes:
- the hemA gene encoding 5-aminolevulinate synthase, with the translated sequence MSTDFFEQTIRDNLVKIKSEGRYRVFADLERIPEKFPQAIYHNKYGEAKEITIWCSNDYLGLGQDPRVIAAMTDALEKYGAGAGGTRNIAGTHHLHQILEEKLAAHHGKEKSLLFTSGYVANLTALSALSALNPIIYSDALNHNSMIAGMRYGKATKKIFPHNDVGALEKFLDADTRANPDRPKIIAFESVYSMEATLGKIKDIVALAKKYSAITYLDEVHAVGLYGATGAGMAEEVGVMADIDIIQGTMGKAIGQIGGYIAGKAEVVDYIRSIGHGFIFTTSLPPHVVAGAIAALDIIRNTPSLRSELSTQAKHLKQQLTAAKIPTMESQCHIVPVVIGSANQCKAMTDRLLMRHDIYIQPINYPTVPRGAERLRLTASPRHTDAMIATLVTALAKEWQEFQLPWLA